In a single window of the Lebetimonas sp. JH292 genome:
- a CDS encoding ABC transporter permease encodes MMSFSKTLIKKEFGELFFSVKGLFYFLAVSVILSLFSILLVTNTELSLLDNAQALYMISGIVLALMMLISSVYGSDAIAGERERRTLETLLITPIDAKQIILSKLAFSSFLYFLLFFIGLPYFVAVGSSGQNVVVGLVYLFFIGWMLSIIYTSVAILISQFINSMKNSLMIMLAIVLISSTPLLISPVMRKAGLGKIMDYVNPFGDAINILDSVIIDSEPFSVQAIRMGIILIYAIVSIVIVVKTTKKERLL; translated from the coding sequence ATGATGTCTTTTTCAAAAACTTTAATTAAAAAAGAGTTTGGGGAACTGTTTTTTTCAGTAAAGGGTCTTTTTTATTTCTTAGCGGTATCTGTTATACTGTCTCTCTTTTCTATACTTTTGGTTACCAATACGGAATTGAGTCTTTTAGACAATGCACAGGCATTATATATGATAAGCGGAATTGTACTGGCTTTAATGATGCTTATATCTTCCGTTTACGGCAGTGATGCTATTGCAGGTGAAAGAGAGCGCAGAACACTTGAAACATTACTAATAACCCCTATTGACGCTAAACAGATTATTCTTTCTAAGCTTGCTTTTTCATCATTTCTTTACTTTTTACTGTTTTTTATAGGATTACCATATTTTGTAGCTGTTGGAAGTAGCGGGCAAAATGTTGTGGTTGGACTTGTATATCTTTTTTTTATTGGTTGGATGCTTAGTATTATTTATACATCTGTTGCTATTTTAATATCTCAATTTATAAACAGTATGAAAAACAGTTTGATGATTATGCTTGCTATAGTGCTTATTTCATCTACTCCGTTACTTATTTCCCCGGTAATGAGAAAAGCAGGGCTTGGTAAAATTATGGATTATGTAAATCCGTTTGGTGATGCGATAAATATATTAGATTCTGTAATTATTGATAGTGAACCATTTTCTGTTCAGGCAATCCGAATGGGAATTATTCTAATATATGCAATTGTATCTATTGTTATTGTCGTTAAAACCACTAAAAAGGAGAGATTATTATGA
- a CDS encoding membrane protein, translating to MNNASTTINRVAGLTVFFWIVKILSTTVGETVADFVNVDLGVGLVGTTILMGVITIGSVIWDLKLKKYYAPAYWFLIVMMSIEGTLISDLLVDGLGVSLITLDVVFTIAMLAGFYLWYKEEGTLSIHKITNDRREIFYWLIVLITFALGTAVGDTVSEHLNFGYLNSLMLFGGIFVLAGILFYMKMLDGVTAFWLAFIVTRPVGASLGDLLIQAPVDGGFGISAGVVNTIFLSIIIAVVAYLTVSKVDVIPAED from the coding sequence ATGAATAATGCAAGTACAACAATTAACAGAGTTGCCGGTTTAACGGTATTTTTCTGGATAGTTAAAATACTATCTACAACAGTTGGAGAGACTGTTGCTGATTTTGTTAATGTGGATTTAGGTGTTGGACTGGTAGGAACGACTATTTTAATGGGTGTTATTACAATAGGTTCTGTTATTTGGGATTTGAAATTAAAAAAATATTATGCACCTGCATACTGGTTTTTGATAGTTATGATGAGTATTGAAGGGACTTTAATCTCAGATTTACTTGTTGATGGATTAGGCGTTAGTTTAATTACGCTTGATGTGGTATTTACTATTGCTATGTTGGCAGGATTTTATTTGTGGTACAAAGAAGAAGGAACTCTTTCTATTCATAAAATCACAAATGACAGAAGAGAGATTTTTTACTGGCTTATAGTTCTTATAACTTTTGCACTTGGAACTGCTGTAGGCGATACTGTATCTGAACATTTAAATTTTGGTTACTTAAATTCTTTAATGTTATTTGGCGGTATTTTTGTATTGGCTGGTATTTTATTTTATATGAAAATGTTAGACGGTGTTACAGCATTTTGGCTTGCATTTATAGTTACAAGACCAGTTGGAGCATCATTAGGTGATTTATTAATTCAAGCACCGGTAGATGGAGGTTTTGGTATTAGTGCAGGAGTTGTAAATACTATATTCTTAAGCATTATCATAGCAGTAGTTGCTTATTTAACTGTTAGCAAAGTGGATGTAATACCGGCTGAGGATTAA
- a CDS encoding cell wall metabolism sensor histidine kinase WalK, with product MKHKSIKIKILLYFGLVSFILFTIFTISFYILLKQKNISNIKNELYTQASKIENSENYQNRKFKYPFLIVKNNKVIYKFGKFEIKDKILLTRIKNKKNFFALHTNGHEDVFYALKDDNRYILIAKNNFDDNMESFISILIFLEVLLLILFIFLANNILNKILNPIKQINKTVRKININNLNSYINFSNNGKEIDELVDNFNNMIERLKNGIERIEKFNSDVSHELKTPLTVIDMSIELALKKERNIEYYKNTLKTLQTEIQKIETIINELLLITKYDKYSVKKTFSICDFNSILLDVIEKYASTAQRKNINIELLKFEKIEKETNCFLIKTIFKNIIDNAVKYTPSGKNIYISLYLKNKKVYFIVKDEGIGIPGDKIDKITERFYRTDESRNKKIEGYGLGLSIVKNFLNLIDGNLQIVSQLNKGTIVTVIL from the coding sequence TTGAAACATAAAAGTATAAAAATAAAAATACTGTTGTATTTTGGATTAGTTTCATTTATATTATTTACAATATTTACAATTTCTTTTTATATCCTTTTAAAACAAAAAAATATTTCAAATATCAAAAATGAATTATATACACAAGCATCAAAAATTGAAAACTCTGAAAACTATCAAAACAGAAAATTTAAATATCCTTTTTTAATTGTAAAAAACAATAAAGTAATTTATAAATTTGGGAAGTTTGAAATAAAAGATAAAATTTTGTTAACTCGTATAAAAAATAAAAAAAATTTTTTTGCCCTGCATACAAATGGTCATGAAGATGTGTTTTATGCTTTAAAAGATGATAACCGTTATATTTTAATTGCTAAGAATAATTTTGATGATAATATGGAAAGCTTTATCTCTATTTTAATTTTTCTTGAAGTGTTATTATTAATTCTTTTTATTTTTTTAGCAAATAATATTTTAAATAAAATTTTAAATCCTATAAAACAAATTAATAAAACAGTAAGAAAAATAAATATAAATAATTTGAATTCTTATATAAATTTTTCAAATAACGGTAAAGAAATAGATGAACTTGTTGATAATTTTAATAATATGATAGAAAGATTAAAAAACGGTATTGAAAGAATTGAAAAATTCAATAGCGATGTTTCTCATGAGCTTAAAACTCCTTTAACTGTAATTGATATGAGCATTGAATTAGCGTTAAAAAAAGAAAGAAACATTGAATATTATAAAAATACTTTAAAAACATTACAAACTGAAATACAAAAAATTGAAACGATAATTAACGAATTATTGTTAATAACAAAATATGACAAATATAGTGTAAAAAAAACATTTTCAATATGCGATTTTAACAGTATTTTACTTGATGTAATAGAAAAATATGCTTCAACAGCTCAAAGAAAAAATATAAATATTGAATTATTGAAGTTTGAAAAAATTGAAAAAGAAACAAATTGCTTTTTAATTAAAACTATTTTTAAAAATATTATTGATAATGCTGTTAAATATACTCCAAGTGGGAAAAATATTTACATTTCATTATATTTAAAAAATAAAAAAGTATATTTTATTGTTAAGGATGAAGGGATTGGAATACCTGGTGATAAAATAGATAAAATAACAGAAAGATTTTACAGAACTGATGAAAGCAGAAATAAAAAAATAGAAGGTTATGGACTCGGGCTTTCTATTGTTAAAAACTTCTTAAATTTAATTGACGGTAATCTTCAAATTGTTTCACAACTCAATAAAGGCACTATAGTAACAGTAATTTTATGA
- a CDS encoding ABC transporter ATP-binding protein: MDAINIRNLHKSYGISEVLKGLNMSIKQGEIYGLLGPNGAGKSTLIRVILGLLPYEKGEVFLYGETLEKNIHKLSKEINALPEFFEAYNWMKNVEYLQFFADLYGVDTSTQKIKSLLESVGLDPEDNKIVGEYSQGMRKRLGLARALVNNPKLLILDEPTNGLDPKGRREIHNLLLKINCNNKTTVILSTHILDDVERLCNRIGILANGVLQYEGALHERTQQKHYRFRYEISDADFNPKECESENIHFINKKESWIECEINNITPDTALKNLLSKGIKINQAIALEGSLEYLYFKVTGGVK, translated from the coding sequence ATGGATGCAATCAATATTAGAAACTTACATAAATCTTACGGAATCAGTGAAGTTCTAAAAGGTTTAAATATGAGTATCAAGCAGGGTGAAATTTATGGTCTTCTTGGACCAAACGGAGCAGGTAAAAGTACACTCATTCGAGTAATTCTTGGCTTGCTTCCATATGAAAAAGGAGAGGTGTTTCTTTATGGAGAAACATTAGAAAAAAATATACATAAGTTAAGTAAGGAGATTAATGCATTACCTGAGTTTTTTGAAGCATATAACTGGATGAAAAATGTAGAGTATCTTCAGTTTTTTGCAGATTTATATGGTGTTGATACAAGCACTCAAAAAATAAAGAGCTTACTCGAAAGTGTCGGTCTTGATCCTGAAGATAATAAAATTGTTGGTGAATATTCTCAGGGAATGCGTAAAAGGCTGGGGCTTGCCAGGGCTTTAGTAAACAATCCTAAACTTCTTATTCTTGATGAACCGACCAATGGACTTGACCCAAAAGGCCGCAGAGAAATTCATAATCTGCTTTTAAAGATTAATTGTAACAACAAGACTACTGTTATACTTTCAACACATATATTGGATGATGTTGAGCGTTTATGTAATCGTATAGGAATTTTGGCTAATGGTGTTTTACAATATGAGGGTGCTTTACATGAGCGCACACAACAGAAGCACTATAGATTTCGTTATGAAATATCGGATGCGGATTTTAACCCCAAAGAGTGTGAAAGTGAAAATATTCATTTTATAAATAAAAAAGAGTCATGGATAGAATGTGAAATTAACAATATTACTCCTGATACCGCTTTAAAAAATTTATTAAGTAAAGGTATAAAAATCAATCAAGCAATTGCTTTGGAAGGTTCTTTGGAGTATCTTTATTTTAAAGTAACAGGGGGTGTAAAATGA
- a CDS encoding response regulator transcription factor — MKILIVEDDLNILSLLKEHLKEEGFIIDIAQNGADGEYLAILNQYDVIILDWMLPEKSGIDVLKTLREKNITTPVIMLTAKGDIEDKIKGLKTGADDYLPKPFSLQELQARIEAIYRRMVLNGQNIISIKDIVIDTDKKIVKKKSSIIDLTAQEYELLMLLVKRKNSYVSKMMIEEYLWNNEKINESNLVPVIIYHLRKKLGKNFIKSIKGLGYKIET; from the coding sequence ATGAAAATTTTAATTGTAGAGGATGATTTAAACATCCTCTCTTTATTAAAAGAACATTTAAAGGAGGAAGGCTTTATTATTGATATTGCGCAAAATGGAGCAGATGGTGAATATTTGGCAATACTAAATCAATATGATGTTATTATTTTAGATTGGATGCTGCCTGAAAAGAGCGGTATTGATGTTTTAAAAACATTAAGAGAAAAAAATATTACAACACCCGTTATAATGCTTACGGCAAAAGGTGATATTGAAGATAAAATAAAAGGATTGAAAACAGGTGCTGATGATTATTTGCCCAAACCTTTTAGCCTTCAGGAATTGCAGGCAAGAATAGAAGCTATTTATAGAAGAATGGTTTTAAACGGACAAAATATTATTAGCATAAAAGATATTGTTATTGATACAGATAAGAAAATTGTTAAAAAAAAATCTTCAATTATTGATTTGACGGCACAGGAATACGAACTTTTAATGTTACTTGTAAAAAGAAAAAACTCTTATGTTTCTAAAATGATGATAGAAGAATATTTATGGAATAATGAAAAAATTAATGAAAGTAATTTAGTACCTGTAATAATTTACCATTTAAGAAAAAAACTTGGTAAAAATTTTATAAAAAGTATAAAAGGTTTAGGTTATAAAATTGAAACATAA
- a CDS encoding molybdopterin dinucleotide binding domain-containing protein, with protein sequence MDKKRRNFLIGTSAVAASASIVGYKKTLKQAVTMSTDGEKAKDPIYGNSYKPEYSYVNDQFVPNDDFKICPTTCIGCVTQCGVRVKIDKKTDKVLRVFGNPYNLLSSDPWLPYNTSIKESYEILSQNGKFEKYRSNVCARGNAVFDKIDDKFRVLKPLKRVGKRGENKWKEIEIEQLIDEIVNGGNLFGEGHVKGLKDVRDIKTPINPDEPVFGPKSNGLCFIGTTHEGRFKVVVNRFLKSFGTCNWAGHGATCGLSMRAGEAAYLGNFKKYPHLKPDFENTEYLLSIGTPPGQAGNPFKRQGKLLARARSEGNIDYTIVSPMQGNSDMISAGTRSHWIPIKPGTDLAFVMGVLQIIINNKMYNKKYLSMPSAKAMKALNDVSWTNAAHLIIQDKDGFGKILKDGKIPLVLDATDNTLKSSNDVIQAVLDFKGSVEYKGKTYSVRTSFNELKENVNELSLQEYSKECGVSIETMQEVAKKLVTHGRKASVDCHGGTMHTTGFYTAYAVMLLGAMVGSLNYKGGMSAGGGAYKDFIGKKYNLFAYKGKPNIKATRIDRARMSYEKTNEYKNKLAKGENPYPAKGNWFPFTSQLSHHILNNSAEGYPYKLDVLITNSSDFLYGTSGSESKMKELLADPKKSIPLFIAVDPFINDTSKYADYIVPDSVLYETWGIVHVWNGYLTKCNTLRFPVVKPKQATFKNGEPIEMISFMIALGKKLKLPGFGEKAIKGNDGNWYPLNKAEDIYLRAFENIAMDGTPVPDATDEDIKLSGIEDYVPSLKRICGKNWRKTAYVMARGGRYEDVEDSYKGEFLAHQYKKPVQIYNETVGTTRNSLTGERYSGTIKFFKQRQVGGKTYDEIYPKDKYPLTAFSFKSNVLATPDANSNNLAEIRFTTYIDLNPKTAKEFGLNLGDLVEVASEYGKVKGYLRYRNGVMPGCIGVEHGLGRDASGAENIVINGKTIKAIIRRKSGVDINKIGLLDPTAGMQTASDFVCGSNARHAIPVKIKKVKGV encoded by the coding sequence TATAAAAAGACTTTAAAACAAGCTGTGACAATGTCAACGGATGGTGAAAAAGCAAAAGATCCTATTTATGGAAATTCTTACAAGCCAGAGTACAGTTATGTAAATGATCAGTTCGTGCCTAATGATGATTTTAAAATCTGTCCCACGACTTGTATAGGTTGTGTAACTCAGTGCGGTGTTAGAGTAAAAATAGATAAAAAAACTGATAAAGTACTCAGAGTTTTTGGCAACCCTTATAATCTTCTCTCAAGTGATCCTTGGTTACCGTATAATACAAGTATAAAAGAAAGTTATGAAATATTGTCCCAAAATGGTAAATTTGAAAAATATAGATCCAATGTATGCGCCAGAGGTAATGCAGTCTTTGATAAAATAGATGATAAATTTAGAGTTTTAAAACCCTTAAAAAGAGTTGGAAAAAGGGGTGAAAACAAATGGAAAGAGATTGAAATTGAGCAACTTATAGATGAAATAGTAAATGGTGGTAATCTTTTTGGAGAAGGACATGTGAAGGGATTGAAAGATGTAAGAGACATTAAAACTCCTATCAATCCTGATGAGCCTGTATTTGGACCCAAATCAAACGGGTTATGTTTTATTGGCACTACTCATGAAGGAAGATTTAAAGTAGTTGTAAATAGATTTTTAAAATCTTTCGGTACCTGTAATTGGGCGGGTCATGGTGCAACTTGCGGTTTATCCATGAGAGCCGGAGAAGCAGCATATCTTGGTAATTTTAAAAAATATCCACATTTAAAGCCTGATTTTGAAAATACCGAGTATCTGCTTAGTATTGGAACACCTCCGGGGCAAGCAGGCAATCCTTTTAAAAGACAAGGTAAGCTTTTAGCTCGTGCTAGAAGTGAAGGCAATATAGACTATACTATAGTATCTCCGATGCAAGGCAATAGTGATATGATATCAGCCGGAACAAGAAGTCATTGGATACCTATAAAGCCCGGAACTGATTTGGCATTTGTAATGGGAGTTTTACAAATTATTATAAATAATAAAATGTATAATAAAAAATATCTATCTATGCCTTCAGCAAAAGCTATGAAAGCATTGAATGATGTTTCCTGGACAAATGCTGCACATTTAATAATTCAAGATAAAGATGGGTTTGGAAAAATACTAAAAGATGGCAAAATTCCTTTGGTTTTAGATGCAACTGACAATACTTTAAAATCTTCAAATGATGTGATTCAGGCAGTGCTTGATTTTAAAGGCAGTGTTGAATACAAAGGAAAAACATACAGTGTAAGAACTTCTTTTAATGAGTTAAAAGAAAATGTAAATGAATTAAGTTTGCAAGAGTATTCCAAAGAGTGCGGAGTTAGTATAGAAACTATGCAGGAAGTAGCGAAAAAACTTGTTACTCATGGCAGAAAAGCAAGTGTTGACTGTCATGGAGGCACAATGCATACTACAGGTTTTTATACAGCTTATGCTGTAATGTTGTTAGGTGCAATGGTGGGAAGCTTAAACTATAAAGGCGGAATGAGTGCAGGCGGAGGAGCTTATAAAGATTTTATAGGTAAAAAATATAATCTTTTTGCATATAAAGGAAAACCGAATATAAAAGCTACAAGAATAGATAGAGCAAGAATGTCATATGAAAAAACAAATGAGTATAAAAATAAATTAGCCAAAGGTGAAAATCCATATCCTGCAAAAGGGAATTGGTTTCCATTTACAAGCCAGCTTTCACATCATATATTAAATAATAGTGCCGAAGGTTATCCTTATAAGTTGGATGTATTAATAACTAATAGTTCTGACTTTTTATATGGGACAAGTGGTTCAGAAAGTAAAATGAAAGAGCTTTTAGCTGATCCAAAAAAATCTATTCCTCTTTTTATTGCAGTTGACCCATTTATAAATGACACATCCAAATATGCTGATTATATCGTGCCGGATTCTGTCCTTTATGAGACTTGGGGAATTGTGCATGTATGGAATGGTTATTTAACTAAATGTAATACGTTGAGGTTTCCTGTTGTAAAGCCAAAACAAGCTACTTTTAAAAACGGGGAACCAATAGAAATGATTAGCTTTATGATAGCTCTTGGTAAAAAGTTAAAACTTCCCGGTTTTGGAGAAAAAGCCATAAAAGGAAATGATGGTAACTGGTATCCGTTAAATAAAGCTGAGGATATATATTTAAGGGCGTTTGAAAATATTGCAATGGATGGTACACCAGTACCAGATGCAACTGATGAGGATATAAAGCTCAGTGGTATAGAAGATTATGTCCCTTCACTTAAAAGAATCTGTGGAAAAAACTGGAGAAAAACAGCATATGTGATGGCTAGAGGGGGAAGATATGAAGATGTAGAAGACAGTTATAAAGGTGAATTTCTCGCTCATCAATATAAAAAACCTGTACAAATATATAATGAAACAGTTGGTACTACAAGAAATTCACTAACAGGTGAAAGATATAGCGGAACTATCAAATTTTTTAAGCAAAGACAAGTTGGGGGAAAAACATATGACGAAATATATCCTAAAGACAAGTATCCGTTAACAGCTTTTTCTTTTAAATCAAATGTGTTGGCAACTCCTGATGCAAACAGCAATAATCTGGCCGAAATAAGATTTACAACATATATAGATCTAAATCCAAAAACTGCCAAAGAGTTTGGTCTGAATCTTGGTGATTTGGTAGAAGTTGCATCAGAATATGGAAAAGTAAAGGGATATCTGAGATACAGAAATGGGGTAATGCCTGGATGCATAGGTGTTGAACATGGCCTTGGAAGAGATGCTAGCGGAGCTGAAAATATTGTTATAAATGGCAAAACGATAAAAGCTATAATAAGAAGAAAAAGCGGTGTAGACATAAACAAGATTGGTCTTTTAGATCCGACTGCTGGTATGCAAACTGCAAGCGACTTTGTATGCGGTTCAAATGCAAGACATGCGATTCCAGTAAAAATAAAAAAAGTAAAAGGAGTATAA
- a CDS encoding PepSY domain-containing protein: MKKNSYFVKSMVILGLVGSVAMAGDIETNDDGGKDVVIKSSIQIAGSEISEKKDAKIGALDVAKKIKNSFHNGKITGIKLEDIDGNLVYKAEVFSNNKTTDIYVDSGNGKILSVVSDKVDDSDQMDNKENINNSDESENDNGNDNNDN; this comes from the coding sequence ATGAAAAAAAATTCATATTTTGTTAAAAGTATGGTAATATTAGGTTTAGTTGGAAGTGTAGCAATGGCGGGAGACATTGAAACAAATGATGATGGTGGAAAAGATGTAGTAATAAAAAGTTCCATTCAAATTGCAGGTTCAGAAATCAGTGAAAAAAAAGATGCAAAAATAGGTGCTTTAGATGTAGCTAAAAAAATTAAAAACAGTTTTCATAACGGTAAAATAACTGGTATTAAGCTTGAGGATATAGATGGAAACTTAGTGTATAAAGCAGAAGTTTTTAGTAATAATAAAACTACAGATATATATGTGGACTCAGGTAATGGTAAAATACTAAGTGTTGTTTCTGATAAAGTTGATGATTCTGATCAAATGGACAATAAAGAAAATATCAACAACAGTGACGAAAGTGAAAATGATAACGGAAATGACAATAATGACAATTAG
- a CDS encoding OprD family outer membrane porin gives MKLKNISLSLVVLATLAMSANAGDSLSDAFKNGKIKGQLKAINYNVDKGSKGKESILSLGVMLNYVTGDFYGFSAGFRFQSSDSPWASSEAKNFYKADLYGPGAVLEEAYLKYKYKKSSLKIGRQFIQTPLLAGNGSRIIHESFEGYTATTKELPKTKIFVGYVDKYLTRTNFKGANGGGVGKFDKKIFMYGAKYKYTLGDGIWTALVQNQTIKGLKLTGQYLKIKNATIAKTGDNMGDISVALAQAEYKFKAAGLGMLAGIQYGSSNVDNDNSVSGDLLGFKLATKYNGFITSLGYTIANKDKGMVSGVGISSNWAYAGDIIGLENYQKDVNALSLNLKYKFAKKIMLLGRYTDYMVGSNGTLNGGKDLNAYDLIASYKFKNVLKGLGVKFHFEDVEYDKNPVKNYRLYLTYNF, from the coding sequence ATGAAATTAAAAAATATAAGTTTAAGCTTAGTGGTTTTGGCAACATTGGCTATGAGTGCAAATGCGGGAGACTCTTTAAGTGATGCGTTTAAAAATGGAAAAATTAAAGGCCAGTTAAAAGCTATAAATTATAATGTAGATAAAGGCTCAAAAGGTAAAGAAAGTATTTTGAGTCTTGGTGTTATGCTAAATTATGTAACTGGTGATTTTTATGGATTTAGTGCCGGCTTTAGATTTCAAAGCAGTGATTCCCCTTGGGCTAGCTCAGAAGCAAAAAACTTTTATAAGGCAGATCTTTATGGTCCGGGAGCTGTCTTGGAAGAGGCTTATTTGAAATATAAATATAAAAAAAGTTCGCTTAAAATAGGAAGACAATTTATTCAAACTCCTCTTCTTGCAGGTAACGGTTCAAGAATAATCCACGAATCTTTTGAAGGTTATACTGCTACTACAAAAGAGTTGCCGAAAACTAAAATATTTGTCGGTTACGTTGATAAATATTTAACAAGAACAAACTTTAAAGGTGCAAATGGGGGAGGTGTAGGTAAATTCGATAAAAAGATTTTTATGTACGGAGCAAAATATAAGTATACTTTGGGTGATGGTATATGGACTGCATTAGTACAAAATCAAACTATAAAAGGTTTAAAACTAACAGGACAATATTTAAAAATAAAAAATGCAACCATAGCCAAAACAGGTGATAATATGGGTGATATCTCCGTAGCTCTTGCTCAAGCTGAATATAAATTTAAAGCAGCCGGTCTTGGTATGCTTGCAGGAATCCAATACGGCTCAAGTAATGTTGACAATGATAACAGTGTAAGTGGAGATCTTTTAGGATTTAAATTGGCGACAAAATACAATGGTTTTATTACAAGTTTAGGCTATACGATAGCCAATAAGGACAAAGGTATGGTCTCAGGTGTAGGTATTTCATCAAATTGGGCATACGCAGGTGACATCATAGGTCTTGAAAATTATCAAAAAGATGTAAATGCTTTATCTTTAAATTTAAAATATAAATTTGCTAAAAAAATAATGCTTTTGGGAAGATATACTGATTACATGGTAGGTTCAAACGGAACATTAAACGGTGGAAAAGATCTAAATGCTTATGATTTAATTGCTTCATATAAATTTAAAAATGTTCTAAAAGGTCTTGGAGTAAAATTCCACTTTGAAGATGTTGAATATGATAAAAATCCAGTTAAAAACTATAGATTATATTTGACTTATAATTTCTAA